A section of the Rhodobacter sp. genome encodes:
- a CDS encoding Re/Si-specific NAD(P)(+) transhydrogenase subunit alpha, protein MKIGAPKEIFPGENRVAMTPDSALQLQKLGHACIVESGAGAASGFEDSAYVAAGVEIAPDAAALFDAADVVVKVREPERAEIARLRQGQTLISFFWPAQNAEMLELAKERGATVVAMDMVPRISRAQKMDALSSMANIAGYRAVIEAGNNFGRFFTGQVTAAGKVPPARVLVVGAGVAGLAAIGTSTSLGAITLAFDVRPEVAEQIESMGAEFVYLDFEGAQQDGAATGGYAAPSSPEFREAQLKKFRELAPDVDIVITTALIPGRPAPKLWTEDMVRLMKRGSVVVDLAAERGGNCDLTVKDEKIVTDNGVTIVGYTDFPSRMGTQASTLYSNNIRHMLSDLTPGKDGVIVHNMEDDVIRGATVTHDGAITFPPPPPKVQAIAVQKKEKPKELTPEEKRAQEVAAFKAQTRNQVTLLAVGGAALLLAGAFAPASFMAHFIVFVLACYVGFQVIWNVSHSLHTPLMAVTNAISSIIILGALMQIGSGSWLVVILAALSVFMAGINIFGGFMVTRRMLAMFQKS, encoded by the coding sequence GTGAAGATCGGGGCACCGAAAGAGATATTCCCGGGCGAGAACCGGGTCGCGATGACGCCGGATTCGGCGCTTCAATTGCAGAAACTGGGTCACGCCTGCATCGTGGAAAGCGGTGCCGGTGCGGCGTCGGGTTTCGAGGATTCGGCCTATGTCGCCGCCGGGGTCGAGATCGCGCCCGACGCGGCCGCGCTTTTCGACGCGGCCGATGTGGTGGTCAAGGTCCGCGAACCCGAACGCGCCGAGATCGCGCGCCTGCGCCAGGGCCAGACGCTGATTTCCTTCTTTTGGCCCGCCCAGAACGCGGAAATGCTGGAATTGGCCAAGGAGCGCGGCGCGACCGTCGTCGCCATGGACATGGTGCCGCGCATCTCGCGCGCTCAAAAGATGGACGCGCTCAGCTCGATGGCGAACATCGCCGGCTACCGCGCGGTGATCGAGGCCGGCAACAATTTCGGCCGCTTCTTCACCGGGCAGGTGACGGCGGCGGGCAAGGTTCCGCCCGCCAGGGTGCTGGTCGTCGGCGCCGGTGTGGCCGGGCTTGCCGCGATCGGCACATCGACCTCGCTGGGTGCGATCACGCTGGCGTTCGACGTGCGCCCCGAGGTCGCCGAGCAGATCGAATCGATGGGCGCCGAGTTCGTCTATCTCGATTTCGAGGGCGCGCAGCAGGACGGCGCCGCCACCGGCGGTTATGCCGCCCCCTCGAGCCCCGAGTTCCGCGAAGCGCAGCTCAAGAAGTTCCGCGAACTCGCGCCCGACGTGGACATCGTCATCACCACCGCCCTGATCCCCGGCCGCCCCGCGCCCAAGCTGTGGACCGAGGACATGGTGCGCCTGATGAAGCGCGGCTCGGTCGTGGTGGACCTTGCGGCCGAACGCGGCGGCAACTGCGACCTGACCGTCAAGGACGAGAAGATCGTCACCGACAACGGCGTGACGATCGTCGGCTACACCGACTTCCCCAGCCGCATGGGCACGCAGGCCTCGACGCTTTATTCCAACAACATCCGGCACATGCTGTCGGACCTGACGCCCGGCAAGGATGGTGTCATCGTCCACAACATGGAGGATGACGTGATCCGCGGGGCGACGGTGACGCACGACGGTGCCATCACCTTCCCGCCGCCGCCGCCCAAGGTGCAGGCGATCGCGGTCCAGAAAAAGGAAAAGCCCAAGGAACTGACGCCCGAGGAGAAGCGCGCGCAGGAAGTCGCCGCCTTCAAGGCGCAGACCCGCAACCAGGTCACCCTGCTGGCCGTCGGCGGCGCGGCGCTGCTTCTGGCCGGGGCCTTTGCGCCAGCCAGCTTCATGGCGCATTTCATCGTTTTCGTGCTGGCCTGCTATGTCGGTTTCCAGGTCATCTGGAACGTGTCGCATTCGCTGCACACGCCGCTGATGGCGGTCACCAACGCGATCTCGTCGATCATCATCCTCGGCGCGCTGATGCAGATCGGGTCGGGCAGCTGGCTGGTCGTGATCCTCGCCGCGCTGTCGGTCTTCATGGCCGGTATCAACATCTTCGGTGGCTTCATGGTGACGCGGCGGATGCTCGCCATGTTCCAGAAGTCGTAA
- the ppk2 gene encoding polyphosphate kinase 2 — MRLAAEKGGPISPEVLKTAFESAHYPYPHKMARKPYEAEKARLQAELLKVQIWAQDTGQKFVMLFEGRDAAGKGGTIKRFTEHLNPRFARVVALNKPTESERGQWYFQRYIEHLPTAGEMVFYDRSWYNRAGVERVMGFCTPEEYLEFMRQAPEFERMLVRSGIRLYKFWFSVTPDEQRRRFAERETDPLKRWKLSPIDKASLDLWDEYTAAKEAMFFYTDTADAPWTIIKSKDKKRARLNAMKHFLSTLDYPGKDPEVVGKPDPLIVGHARHVMRHADF, encoded by the coding sequence GTGCGCCTGGCCGCCGAAAAGGGCGGGCCGATCAGCCCCGAGGTGCTGAAAACCGCGTTCGAAAGCGCGCATTACCCCTATCCGCACAAGATGGCGCGCAAGCCCTACGAGGCCGAGAAGGCGCGCTTGCAGGCCGAGTTGCTGAAGGTCCAGATCTGGGCGCAGGACACCGGCCAGAAGTTTGTCATGCTGTTCGAAGGGCGCGACGCGGCCGGCAAGGGCGGCACGATCAAACGCTTCACCGAACACCTGAACCCGCGCTTCGCGCGCGTCGTCGCGCTGAACAAGCCGACCGAGAGCGAGCGCGGCCAATGGTATTTCCAACGCTATATCGAGCATCTGCCGACCGCGGGGGAAATGGTGTTCTATGACCGCAGTTGGTACAACCGCGCCGGGGTCGAACGGGTGATGGGTTTCTGCACGCCCGAGGAATACCTGGAATTCATGCGCCAGGCGCCCGAGTTCGAGCGGATGCTGGTGCGTTCGGGGATCCGACTTTACAAGTTCTGGTTCTCGGTCACACCGGACGAACAGCGCCGCCGCTTCGCGGAACGCGAGACCGACCCGCTGAAACGCTGGAAACTGTCGCCGATCGACAAGGCCAGCCTGGATCTGTGGGACGAATACACCGCCGCGAAGGAAGCGATGTTCTTTTACACCGACACGGCCGACGCGCCCTGGACCATCATCAAGTCGAAGGACAAGAAGCGCGCGCGGCTGAACGCGATGAAGCATTTCCTGTCCACGCTGGACTATCCCGGCAAGGACCCCGAGGTGGTGGGCAAGCCCGATCCGCTGATCGTGGGGCACGCGCGCCATGTGATGCGCCACGCCGATTTCTGA
- a CDS encoding BolA family transcriptional regulator: MAMSATEIETLLRESFPAATITITDLAGDGNHYAAEVIDPSFKGKNRVQQQREVYAALKGKMDGAHGELHALALTTKAPD, from the coding sequence ATGGCCATGTCGGCAACCGAAATCGAAACCCTGCTGCGCGAATCCTTTCCCGCAGCGACGATCACCATCACCGACCTTGCGGGCGATGGGAACCACTACGCGGCGGAAGTGATCGACCCCAGCTTCAAGGGCAAGAACCGCGTGCAGCAGCAGCGCGAGGTGTATGCCGCCCTCAAGGGCAAGATGGACGGCGCGCATGGCGAATTGCACGCGCTGGCTCTGACGACCAAAGCCCCGGACTGA
- the grxD gene encoding Grx4 family monothiol glutaredoxin: protein MSAKDTIRQTVDGNDVVLFMKGTKTMPQCGFSSRVAGVLNFMGVEYADVNVLADPEIRQGIKDFSEWPTIPQLYVKGEFVGGCDIVTEMTLSGELDALFDAKGVAYDKDAADKIREANA, encoded by the coding sequence ATGAGCGCCAAGGACACGATCCGCCAGACGGTCGACGGCAATGACGTCGTGCTGTTCATGAAGGGCACCAAGACCATGCCGCAATGCGGCTTTTCCAGCCGCGTGGCCGGGGTGCTGAACTTCATGGGCGTCGAGTACGCCGATGTGAACGTGCTGGCCGATCCCGAGATCCGCCAGGGCATCAAGGATTTTTCGGAATGGCCGACGATCCCGCAGCTCTATGTGAAGGGCGAATTCGTCGGCGGCTGCGACATTGTGACCGAGATGACCCTTTCGGGCGAGCTGGACGCGCTGTTCGACGCCAAGGGCGTGGCCTACGACAAGGACGCCGCCGACAAGATCCGCGAAGCCAACGCCTGA
- a CDS encoding cell division protein ZapA produces the protein MPEETITIGGKSFEVACQPGEEDFLRAAAAMLDAEATALIGQIGRLPESRMLLMAGLMLADKTAGAEDRARAAEDQLAAAQTEIARLRSAPRERIEVPAIPASAVESLSELAARAESLADQLESR, from the coding sequence ATGCCCGAGGAAACCATCACCATCGGCGGCAAGAGTTTCGAGGTCGCCTGCCAACCCGGCGAGGAAGACTTCCTGCGCGCCGCCGCCGCCATGCTCGACGCCGAGGCCACCGCGCTGATCGGTCAGATTGGCCGCTTGCCGGAATCGCGGATGCTGCTCATGGCGGGGCTCATGCTGGCCGACAAGACCGCCGGCGCCGAGGACCGCGCCCGCGCCGCCGAGGATCAGCTCGCCGCCGCCCAGACCGAGATCGCCCGCCTGCGGTCCGCACCGCGCGAACGGATCGAGGTTCCCGCCATCCCGGCCTCGGCCGTGGAATCGCTGTCCGAGCTCGCCGCCCGGGCGGAATCCCTGGCCGATCAGTTGGAATCGCGCTGA